One stretch of Rosistilla oblonga DNA includes these proteins:
- a CDS encoding ABC transporter ATP-binding protein, with amino-acid sequence MNKTNEQTQPLLQCKGLRKVYPNGNVEALRGVDVEIFQGEYVAIMGTSGSGKSTLLCTLSGMDVPTSGEVLYRGKPLTQHGSLDRFRALELGFVFQSFYLLPTLTAIENVQVPMFEGPRRSSAEKYQRAQELLERVGIGHRANHLPMRLSVGERQRVAIARSLANEPKLIFADEPTGNLDSRTTEEILAIFANLHETEGVTLVMVTHSGNVAAHAERTLHFQDGQIIKQENNRT; translated from the coding sequence ATGAATAAAACCAACGAGCAAACGCAACCACTGCTGCAATGCAAGGGACTGCGAAAAGTCTATCCCAACGGGAATGTCGAAGCGCTGCGCGGCGTCGATGTGGAAATCTTCCAAGGCGAATACGTCGCGATCATGGGAACCAGCGGCAGTGGCAAGAGCACGCTGCTGTGCACCCTGAGCGGGATGGACGTGCCGACCTCGGGCGAAGTCCTCTACCGCGGCAAACCGCTAACCCAACATGGATCGCTCGACAGATTCCGAGCCCTGGAACTCGGTTTTGTCTTTCAATCGTTCTATCTGCTGCCAACCCTTACGGCGATCGAAAACGTCCAAGTTCCGATGTTCGAAGGCCCGCGACGATCTTCGGCAGAGAAGTACCAGCGAGCCCAGGAACTGCTCGAACGCGTCGGGATTGGGCATCGCGCGAACCACCTGCCGATGCGGCTGAGTGTCGGTGAAAGACAACGTGTAGCGATCGCGAGATCGCTAGCGAACGAACCGAAGTTGATCTTTGCCGACGAACCGACCGGCAACCTGGACAGCCGCACCACCGAAGAGATCCTGGCGATCTTCGCGAACCTGCACGAGACCGAAGGGGTCACGCTGGTGATGGTCACCCACAGCGGTAACGTCGCCGCACACGCCGAGCGCACCCTGCACTTCCAAGACGGCCAGATCATCAAACAAGAAAACAACCGTACCTAG
- a CDS encoding acyl carrier protein has protein sequence MTSKTRPEILSDLQEILSDFQGQTYDAPIDEQTMFFQDLGFASIDAVVLGETLEEHFQTKLDFNPFLSELAAKQVKDLQVSELVDFLHRSL, from the coding sequence ATGACCTCCAAAACACGTCCAGAAATTTTGTCCGACCTGCAAGAGATCCTCTCCGATTTCCAGGGGCAGACCTACGATGCCCCGATCGACGAACAGACGATGTTTTTCCAAGACCTCGGCTTTGCCTCGATCGATGCGGTCGTGCTGGGCGAGACGCTCGAAGAGCACTTCCAAACCAAACTCGACTTCAACCCGTTCCTCTCGGAACTGGCGGCCAAACAAGTCAAGGATCTCCAGGTGAGTGAACTGGTCGACTTCCTGCACCGCAGCCTTTAA
- a CDS encoding ABC transporter permease: MNFATFILKNLLRRKARSLLTMCGIAVAVATTIALLGVSDDFQSAVLQSFKNEGSDIVISPKGSLLQIAGDMNEAVADDIRKVPGVAAVSQGLLEQIAMEIDDNQVPVLLQGWKHGTFAFNDIEIIEGRPLEPDDVDAVMLGEALAEKMHAKVNQPIEIQDETFNVVGIYDSKTLLKRGAAIMLLRRLQDLMLREGSVTGFSVQVDPEIKADADAIEAVCERIDNLNDADGNSLNLDASSTDDYVRDNFQLKLTRAMAWVTSLIAVGVGTIGMLNTMIMSVMERIREISVLRAMGWRRGRVIAMIVGESIVLSIFGAALGAGVAIVGSHYITKLPQVNGFLSGHIAPWVIASGMVIAFFVGLIGAAYPAWRASRLLPSEGLRYE, translated from the coding sequence GTGAATTTTGCAACTTTCATTCTAAAGAACCTGCTGCGTCGCAAAGCTCGATCGCTGTTGACGATGTGCGGGATCGCCGTCGCCGTCGCGACCACGATCGCGCTGCTGGGCGTTTCGGACGACTTTCAATCCGCCGTTCTGCAGTCCTTCAAAAACGAAGGCTCCGACATCGTGATCTCTCCCAAAGGATCGCTGCTGCAGATCGCTGGAGACATGAACGAAGCGGTCGCCGACGACATCCGCAAAGTCCCCGGCGTCGCTGCCGTCTCCCAAGGTCTGCTGGAACAGATCGCGATGGAGATCGACGACAACCAGGTCCCGGTCCTGCTGCAGGGATGGAAACATGGCACCTTCGCGTTCAACGATATCGAGATCATCGAGGGCCGGCCGCTGGAGCCCGACGATGTCGATGCGGTCATGCTGGGCGAAGCGTTAGCCGAAAAAATGCACGCCAAAGTCAATCAACCGATCGAGATCCAAGACGAGACGTTTAACGTCGTCGGCATCTACGACTCCAAGACGCTGCTCAAACGCGGTGCCGCGATCATGCTGCTGCGGCGTCTGCAAGACCTGATGTTGCGCGAAGGGAGCGTGACCGGCTTTTCAGTTCAAGTCGATCCCGAGATCAAAGCGGATGCCGATGCGATCGAAGCTGTCTGCGAGCGGATCGACAACTTGAACGATGCCGATGGCAACAGCCTGAACCTGGACGCCTCATCGACCGACGATTACGTCCGCGACAACTTCCAACTGAAACTGACCCGCGCCATGGCCTGGGTCACGTCGCTGATCGCGGTCGGCGTCGGCACGATCGGGATGCTGAACACGATGATCATGAGCGTGATGGAGCGGATCCGCGAGATCAGCGTGCTTCGCGCGATGGGCTGGCGACGCGGTCGCGTGATCGCGATGATCGTCGGCGAATCGATTGTGCTCAGCATCTTCGGCGCCGCACTCGGGGCGGGCGTCGCCATCGTCGGCAGCCACTACATCACCAAACTTCCGCAAGTCAACGGCTTCCTCAGCGGGCATATCGCCCCGTGGGTGATCGCTTCGGGAATGGTGATCGCATTTTTTGTCGGCCTGATCGGTGCCGCCTATCCAGCTTGGCGTGCTTCGCGCCTGCTGCCATCGGAGGGCCTACGCTATGAATAA
- the rsmA gene encoding 16S rRNA (adenine(1518)-N(6)/adenine(1519)-N(6))-dimethyltransferase RsmA, with translation MVNRQTASYLTKRFQQTGMRPLSRFGQNFLIDLNLVDLIADSADIDDRDLVLEIGTGTGSLTSRLAARAAHVITVEIDTNLAQLAEEELEDLPNVTMRLHDALKNKNNFDPELLENIREEFDKLPAKRRRFKLVANLPYNVATPIISNLLRCDPIPDVISVTIQKELADRIVAPPGTKDYSALSIWIQSVANASIVRTLPPGVFWPPPKVTSAIIRIDTDANLRARIDDIDFFHEKLRALYFHRRKFLRSVVLSAMKGELDKAQVDAVLEKLGFSGEIRAERLTVAQTIELINELGTAGAEAK, from the coding sequence ATGGTCAACCGACAAACCGCCAGCTACCTGACAAAACGATTCCAGCAGACGGGCATGCGCCCGCTGTCTCGGTTTGGCCAGAACTTCTTGATCGACCTGAATCTCGTCGATCTGATCGCCGACAGTGCGGATATCGATGACCGCGACCTCGTGCTGGAAATCGGTACCGGAACCGGTTCTCTGACCTCTCGCTTGGCAGCCCGTGCGGCGCATGTGATCACTGTCGAGATCGACACCAACCTGGCTCAACTGGCTGAGGAAGAGCTGGAGGATCTGCCAAATGTCACGATGCGGTTGCACGACGCGCTGAAAAACAAGAACAACTTCGACCCCGAGCTGCTGGAAAACATCCGCGAGGAGTTCGACAAATTGCCGGCCAAGCGGCGGCGTTTCAAATTGGTCGCCAATCTGCCGTACAACGTCGCCACGCCGATCATCTCGAATCTATTGCGCTGCGATCCGATCCCCGATGTGATCTCGGTGACGATCCAGAAGGAGTTGGCTGACCGAATCGTCGCTCCTCCAGGAACGAAGGACTACAGTGCGCTCAGTATCTGGATCCAGAGTGTCGCCAATGCAAGCATTGTCCGCACGCTGCCGCCGGGCGTCTTCTGGCCGCCACCCAAAGTCACCTCGGCGATCATCCGGATCGACACCGATGCCAATTTACGGGCGCGGATCGACGACATCGACTTCTTCCACGAGAAGCTGCGGGCGCTCTATTTCCACCGCCGCAAGTTCCTTCGCAGCGTCGTGCTGAGCGCGATGAAGGGCGAGCTTGATAAAGCCCAAGTCGATGCCGTGCTGGAAAAACTGGGCTTCAGCGGCGAGATCCGAGCCGAGCGGCTGACCGTCGCCCAAACGATCGAGTTGATCAATGAACTGGGGACCGCGGGCGCCGAGGCCAAGTAA
- a CDS encoding sigma-70 family RNA polymerase sigma factor gives MKQKPGSPHISRFAAVAVTALICSSGETASAHSAPASESNAIQQIERYCSKSWQTAHMPRDEWNDSTQQVLAELLERIPRERLTAAIGASASEERRELNRSIWRIVKRWVRRQRHAPLDDFDTPGVVDDQSSRVDDQIEQVLRVASTQLSDQQRRIIELLKEGLTVAEIAGRMDLTPSRISNEKHRAIKQIRRYLCDAA, from the coding sequence ATGAAACAGAAGCCAGGTAGTCCGCACATTTCACGATTTGCAGCGGTGGCTGTCACCGCGCTGATCTGCAGTTCGGGCGAGACCGCATCGGCTCACAGCGCTCCCGCTTCGGAGAGCAACGCGATCCAGCAGATCGAACGCTATTGTTCCAAGAGTTGGCAGACGGCTCACATGCCTCGCGATGAGTGGAACGATAGCACTCAGCAGGTGTTGGCGGAGTTGTTGGAGCGGATTCCGCGCGAGCGACTGACCGCGGCGATCGGTGCTTCGGCATCCGAGGAGCGTCGCGAGCTGAACCGATCGATCTGGCGGATCGTCAAGCGTTGGGTTCGTCGTCAGCGGCACGCCCCGTTGGACGATTTCGATACTCCCGGCGTTGTCGACGATCAATCGTCGCGCGTCGACGACCAGATCGAGCAGGTCTTGCGCGTCGCGTCGACTCAGTTGAGCGACCAGCAGCGGCGGATCATTGAGCTGCTGAAAGAAGGTCTGACGGTTGCTGAGATCGCGGGCCGAATGGATCTGACGCCCAGCCGGATCAGCAACGAGAAGCATCGCGCGATCAAGCAGATCCGTCGCTATCTGTGCGACGCTGCGTAG
- a CDS encoding alpha/beta fold hydrolase yields the protein MPFADLPPLKVHYQQSGEGADIVLLHGFTSNLSIWMFGGVMEGLADEYRVSAVDMRGHGATNVTPADYTSDVIAEDLLRWMDHVQIESAALLGHSFGGVVATHLASLHPDRVRAIILSDAYFPGLQSLEPNMGQASVWTSLRETLLQVDTDIGPVVDFPHLFSIVGSWDDRQRKHLREQLGPIGERWLSSLVRLSGTSAGTDTFATAGLDADRIAATSVPVLALYDEHSPFEATSKFLNERLADCRQAVIPEANHLAPLENPKAIVAETKSFLSELARR from the coding sequence ATGCCTTTTGCCGACCTACCACCGCTGAAAGTCCACTACCAACAATCGGGCGAAGGGGCCGACATCGTGCTGCTGCATGGCTTCACCAGCAACCTGTCGATCTGGATGTTTGGCGGCGTGATGGAAGGCCTGGCCGATGAATACCGTGTCAGCGCGGTCGACATGCGCGGCCACGGCGCGACCAACGTCACGCCCGCCGACTACACCAGCGACGTGATCGCCGAGGATCTGCTGCGTTGGATGGATCATGTGCAGATCGAATCGGCAGCTCTACTGGGACACAGCTTTGGCGGCGTCGTCGCGACTCACCTCGCGTCGCTGCACCCCGACCGCGTCCGCGCGATCATCCTCTCGGACGCCTACTTCCCCGGTTTGCAATCGCTGGAACCGAACATGGGACAGGCGAGCGTTTGGACCAGCCTCCGCGAGACGCTGCTGCAGGTCGACACCGACATCGGCCCGGTCGTCGATTTCCCTCACCTGTTCTCGATCGTCGGCAGCTGGGACGACCGCCAGCGAAAGCATCTGCGCGAACAGCTTGGGCCGATCGGTGAGCGTTGGCTGTCGAGTCTCGTTCGCCTCTCGGGGACCTCCGCCGGAACCGACACCTTCGCCACCGCCGGGCTCGACGCCGATCGAATCGCGGCAACTAGCGTTCCCGTCCTGGCACTGTACGATGAACACTCTCCCTTCGAAGCGACCAGCAAGTTTTTAAACGAACGGCTTGCCGATTGCCGACAAGCCGTGATCCCCGAGGCCAACCATTTGGCACCGCTAGAAAATCCCAAAGCGATCGTCGCCGAAACGAAATCGTTCTTGTCCGAACTCGCCCGCCGATAG
- a CDS encoding riboflavin synthase produces MFTGLVEHLATVAQVLPQPPGKRIEVDAGPVAEGAQIGDSVAVNGCCLTVIEIDGQRLAFEAGEETLSRTVLGGLVAGSLVNLERALRAGDRLGGHYVSGHVDALGQLILREEDPPWAKLWFGVPLELTRQMASKGSVTVDGVSLTLVDVQDDRFSVALIPHTLQATTLGSRAIGDRVNIETDLLAKYVQRQLETEDRWSTDKPPAT; encoded by the coding sequence ATGTTTACAGGTCTCGTCGAACATCTCGCCACCGTCGCTCAGGTTTTGCCGCAGCCACCGGGCAAGCGGATCGAGGTCGATGCCGGCCCCGTCGCCGAAGGGGCTCAGATCGGCGATAGCGTCGCCGTCAATGGCTGCTGCTTGACCGTAATCGAGATCGACGGCCAACGGCTCGCTTTCGAAGCGGGCGAAGAGACGCTCAGTCGAACCGTTTTGGGAGGGCTGGTCGCGGGTTCGCTTGTGAATTTGGAGCGGGCGTTGCGAGCTGGCGACCGATTGGGCGGACATTATGTTTCCGGGCATGTCGACGCGTTGGGGCAGTTGATTTTGCGAGAAGAGGACCCGCCGTGGGCTAAACTGTGGTTTGGCGTGCCGCTCGAGTTGACTCGGCAGATGGCATCCAAGGGGAGCGTAACGGTCGACGGTGTCAGTCTGACGCTGGTCGACGTGCAGGACGACCGCTTCAGCGTGGCGTTGATCCCACACACATTGCAAGCGACGACGTTGGGCAGCCGCGCCATCGGCGATCGCGTGAATATCGAAACCGACTTGCTGGCGAAATACGTCCAGCGTCAATTGGAAACAGAAGACAGATGGTCAACCGACAAACCGCCAGCTACCTGA
- a CDS encoding di-heme oxidoredictase family protein produces MTLSHLFILASTLCGFGWHHSAPDPLTKLTMTNPDASAGRHLFERQWAAGQVDSPEGDGLGPMFNAKSCAACHPGGGASGNERNVQLISLLTKKRAQPADREALDLEHQGLLERPGSMFFMLPRHSTSPQYEAWRLERLGLRSNTGSETRDRRIDRVRKRAFARRRPVHEIESNAVHRKLLSERNTPALFGVKQIDAIPLETLQQMAKSQAASGDGISGRVSMVSATQPGRFGWRGQIPTLKRFVEVACANELGLQHEDASQIRGPHNSRDREARDITRLQILQLVEFLEVLPAPRPQVSANPALQSRVDAGRTAFRSANCHRCHVQTLAAAQDIYSDLLLHDMGPELWDPIPALPQTIITEQQVRSGGYFGSFTQDIIETVATNIQQEWRTPPLWGVAGTAPYLHDGRAHSLDEAIRMHGGEATAARNLYLQLPKAHQQDLLHFLASLQPPDLKSSIIP; encoded by the coding sequence ATGACGCTCTCACACCTCTTCATCTTGGCGTCGACGCTCTGCGGATTCGGCTGGCACCACTCGGCTCCCGATCCGCTGACCAAGCTAACGATGACCAATCCCGACGCATCCGCAGGCCGTCACCTTTTCGAACGCCAGTGGGCCGCGGGACAGGTCGATTCGCCCGAAGGAGACGGACTGGGGCCGATGTTCAATGCGAAATCGTGTGCAGCATGTCACCCGGGAGGCGGCGCCAGCGGGAATGAACGGAATGTGCAACTGATCAGCTTGCTGACAAAAAAACGCGCCCAACCAGCGGATCGCGAGGCGCTCGACCTCGAGCATCAAGGACTGCTGGAGCGGCCTGGATCGATGTTTTTCATGCTGCCACGCCACAGCACAAGTCCGCAATACGAGGCGTGGCGATTGGAGCGACTGGGACTTCGCAGCAACACCGGCTCGGAAACCCGCGACAGACGGATCGATCGAGTTCGCAAAAGAGCCTTCGCGCGGCGGCGGCCGGTTCACGAAATCGAATCCAATGCGGTGCATCGGAAACTGCTGAGCGAACGCAACACTCCGGCACTGTTCGGAGTTAAACAGATCGATGCGATTCCGCTGGAAACCTTGCAGCAAATGGCCAAGAGCCAGGCCGCGAGTGGCGATGGTATCAGCGGCCGCGTCTCGATGGTCTCAGCGACACAGCCGGGACGATTTGGTTGGCGCGGCCAGATCCCCACGCTCAAGCGTTTTGTCGAAGTCGCTTGCGCCAACGAGCTTGGGCTTCAGCATGAAGACGCTAGCCAAATCCGCGGGCCTCACAACTCACGCGATCGCGAGGCGCGAGACATCACGCGGCTGCAGATTTTACAGCTGGTCGAATTCCTAGAGGTCCTACCGGCACCACGGCCGCAGGTTTCGGCAAACCCGGCTCTGCAATCGCGAGTCGACGCGGGACGCACCGCCTTCCGTTCAGCCAACTGCCACCGCTGTCACGTCCAGACGCTAGCTGCCGCCCAAGACATCTACAGCGACCTGTTACTTCACGACATGGGACCAGAGCTCTGGGACCCGATCCCCGCTCTTCCCCAAACGATCATCACGGAGCAGCAGGTTCGCAGCGGCGGGTACTTCGGCTCGTTCACCCAAGACATCATCGAAACGGTCGCAACAAACATCCAACAGGAATGGCGGACGCCGCCTCTGTGGGGCGTCGCCGGGACCGCACCCTATCTGCACGACGGCCGTGCCCACTCGCTCGATGAAGCGATCCGCATGCACGGTGGCGAAGCGACCGCAGCTCGCAACCTGTACTTGCAACTCCCCAAAGCTCACCAGCAGGACCTGCTGCATTTCCTTGCCAGCCTGCAACCGCCCGATCTGAAATCCTCCATCATTCCGTGA
- the rpsU gene encoding 30S ribosomal protein S21 produces MVKLVVRDRETIQEAVRRFRKLVERSGIKKEMRRREFYEKPSEINRRNRLRAERRSRRNRMISG; encoded by the coding sequence ATGGTTAAGTTGGTTGTCCGTGATCGGGAGACGATTCAAGAAGCTGTCCGTCGGTTCCGCAAGCTGGTTGAGCGCAGCGGCATCAAAAAAGAGATGCGACGCCGCGAATTCTACGAGAAGCCGAGCGAAATCAATCGCCGCAATCGCCTGCGTGCTGAACGCCGCTCCCGCCGCAACCGCATGATTTCGGGCTAA
- a CDS encoding methyltransferase domain-containing protein gives MIETLDAPLQDTLSREAEVASSASLSSESGHANAGETAAASLRIGREAIEILQCPGCGGALSVAADAMQCDACERTYPVADGVPVLVVPEKSLFDIETFTNAEPTFFRPVGKVRELISGCLPDVTLNVSSDKVYARMLQQMLEKSEHPVVLVIGGGVIGGGMDCLVDDPRITLIETDAAIAPRTSLVCDGHDLPFADQSVDAVIVQAVLEHVVDPHRCVQEIHRVLKPGGLVYSDTPFMQQVHGRQFDFTRFTRLGHRRLFRMFDEIESGISCGPGTALAWSLRYFLLSFFASDRMRAAVSLASRLMFFPLKYCDRYLVDKASASDAASAFYFYGSRSETPLSDRELVASYHGGF, from the coding sequence ATGATCGAAACCTTAGACGCTCCATTACAAGATACGCTCAGCCGCGAAGCTGAGGTTGCTTCTTCCGCCTCGCTCTCGTCCGAATCGGGGCACGCAAACGCTGGCGAAACCGCTGCGGCCAGTCTGCGAATTGGCCGCGAAGCGATCGAGATTCTGCAATGCCCCGGGTGCGGCGGCGCTTTGTCGGTCGCGGCCGATGCGATGCAGTGCGACGCGTGCGAGCGAACCTATCCGGTCGCCGATGGCGTTCCGGTACTGGTTGTTCCCGAGAAGAGTCTGTTCGATATCGAGACGTTCACCAATGCGGAGCCGACGTTTTTTCGGCCTGTCGGCAAGGTCCGTGAACTGATCAGTGGCTGTCTGCCCGATGTGACGTTAAACGTTTCATCGGACAAGGTTTACGCTCGGATGTTGCAGCAGATGCTGGAGAAGTCAGAGCATCCCGTGGTGCTGGTGATCGGTGGCGGTGTGATCGGCGGTGGGATGGATTGTCTGGTCGACGATCCGCGGATCACGCTGATCGAAACCGACGCAGCGATCGCGCCGCGGACCAGTTTGGTCTGCGACGGACACGATCTCCCCTTTGCCGACCAATCGGTCGACGCGGTGATCGTGCAAGCGGTTTTGGAGCACGTCGTCGATCCGCATCGCTGCGTTCAAGAGATTCACCGCGTGCTGAAGCCGGGCGGGTTGGTCTATTCCGACACGCCGTTTATGCAGCAAGTTCACGGCCGGCAGTTCGACTTCACCCGCTTCACGCGGCTCGGCCATCGCCGCTTGTTCCGGATGTTCGACGAGATCGAGAGCGGAATCAGTTGCGGTCCCGGGACGGCGCTCGCTTGGTCGCTGCGATACTTTCTGCTCAGCTTCTTCGCCAGCGATCGGATGCGGGCTGCGGTCAGCCTCGCCTCGCGGTTGATGTTCTTCCCGCTGAAGTACTGCGACCGCTACCTCGTCGACAAAGCCTCCGCCAGCGATGCCGCTTCGGCGTTCTATTTCTACGGCAGTCGCAGCGAGACGCCGTTGTCGGATCGCGAGCTGGTCGCGTCGTATCACGGCGGGTTTTAG
- a CDS encoding PQQ-binding-like beta-propeller repeat protein, with translation MRSLLTLCLALAAAIPTQADWPQWMGENRDGNVSGTGWIESIPAEGLKTVWRMPIKGGYAGPSVADGRVYVTDYVRTSGEAVNDPGARATLGGQERVLCFDAKTGKKIWEHAYDCPYSISYPAGPRCTPTVDGDRVYALGAEGDLFCLSTADGSVIWQRNFKKDFNSAVPIWGHAAHPLVDGDQLICMVGGETQSVVSLDKMTGKEIWKRPTVGNDIGYCPPRIIQAGGTRQLITFSPKGIESLDPKTGKPFWDVPLTPLYGMSITMPQHDGNLMFASGIGSESVMLELGSDQPTVKELWRGEQKTSIYCANSTPMIVDGVIYGSDCQVGHFAAIDTKTSDRLWTTFAPTTGGERRAKHGTAFVTKYGDQFFLFSETGDLIIAAIDSKEYNEIGRFHVLEPTGECFGRSVVWSHPAYSGKHLFARNDEEIVCVSLDADDYK, from the coding sequence ATGCGATCGCTGCTGACACTCTGCCTCGCTCTGGCCGCCGCCATCCCAACTCAGGCCGATTGGCCGCAGTGGATGGGGGAAAATCGCGACGGTAACGTAAGCGGAACCGGATGGATCGAGTCGATCCCCGCCGAAGGCCTGAAGACCGTCTGGCGGATGCCGATCAAGGGAGGTTACGCCGGGCCATCGGTCGCCGATGGACGTGTCTATGTAACCGATTACGTCCGCACCTCGGGCGAAGCTGTCAACGATCCGGGAGCCCGAGCGACCCTCGGCGGCCAAGAACGCGTCCTCTGCTTCGACGCCAAGACCGGCAAGAAGATTTGGGAACACGCCTACGATTGCCCCTACAGCATCTCCTACCCGGCCGGCCCACGCTGCACACCCACCGTCGATGGCGACCGCGTCTACGCTCTCGGTGCCGAAGGGGACTTGTTCTGCTTGTCGACTGCCGACGGCAGCGTGATCTGGCAGCGCAACTTTAAAAAGGACTTCAACTCCGCAGTCCCGATCTGGGGACACGCGGCTCACCCACTGGTCGATGGCGATCAACTGATCTGCATGGTTGGCGGCGAAACTCAATCGGTCGTCTCGCTCGACAAGATGACCGGCAAAGAGATCTGGAAACGCCCCACCGTTGGCAACGACATCGGTTACTGTCCGCCTCGCATCATCCAAGCCGGCGGCACACGGCAACTGATCACCTTCAGCCCCAAGGGAATCGAAAGCCTCGATCCCAAGACGGGCAAGCCATTCTGGGACGTCCCCCTCACCCCGCTCTACGGCATGTCGATCACGATGCCGCAGCATGACGGAAACCTGATGTTCGCCAGCGGGATCGGCTCCGAATCGGTGATGCTGGAACTGGGCAGCGACCAACCGACCGTCAAGGAACTGTGGCGCGGCGAGCAGAAGACATCGATCTATTGCGCCAACTCGACGCCGATGATCGTCGACGGCGTGATCTACGGCAGCGATTGCCAAGTCGGCCACTTCGCAGCGATCGACACCAAGACCTCCGATCGACTGTGGACCACCTTTGCACCGACAACCGGTGGCGAGCGACGCGCCAAACACGGCACAGCTTTTGTCACCAAATACGGCGACCAGTTCTTCCTGTTCAGCGAGACGGGCGACCTGATCATCGCGGCGATCGATTCGAAAGAGTACAACGAAATCGGCCGCTTCCACGTCCTCGAACCGACTGGCGAATGCTTCGGCCGCTCGGTCGTCTGGTCGCACCCGGCGTACAGCGGCAAACATCTGTTCGCTCGCAACGATGAAGAGATCGTTTGCGTTTCGCTGGACGCGGACGACTACAAGTAG
- the eno gene encoding phosphopyruvate hydratase: MSLIENVHARQIMDSRGNPTIECEVTLMDGSFGRAAVPSGASTGVHEAWELRDGDKSVYMGKGVLKAVANVNDKIAAVLAGMDAIDQRAVDSRMCELDGTANKSELGANAILGVSLATARAAAQFTQQPLYRYLGGVNASILPAPMMNILNGGSHADNSVDIQEFMVMPLGFNSFSDGLRAGTEIFHSLKKVLSSKGLNTSVGDEGGFAPNLGSNREALDLIMQAIDNAGYKAGEQIFIALDAASTEFYDGDSKKYKIDGKELSGSEMVDFMADWCANYPICSIEDGCAEDDWDSWKLMTEKLGDKVQLVGDDLFVTNTERLQRGIDEGIANSILIKVNQIGTLTETIEAIQLASRAKYTSISSHRSGETEDSTIADLAVALSTGQIKTGSASRSDRMAKYNQLLRIEEELGSEAQYGGPLFPTK, encoded by the coding sequence ATGAGCTTGATTGAAAACGTACACGCCCGTCAGATCATGGATTCGCGCGGCAACCCAACCATCGAGTGCGAAGTCACTCTGATGGACGGCAGCTTTGGCCGCGCCGCGGTTCCTAGCGGTGCCAGCACCGGCGTCCACGAAGCTTGGGAACTCCGCGATGGCGACAAATCGGTCTACATGGGCAAAGGCGTCCTCAAGGCTGTTGCTAACGTAAACGACAAGATCGCTGCGGTTCTGGCCGGCATGGACGCGATCGACCAACGCGCCGTCGACAGCCGCATGTGCGAACTCGATGGCACCGCCAACAAGAGCGAATTGGGAGCCAATGCGATCCTGGGCGTCTCGCTGGCCACCGCCCGCGCCGCCGCTCAATTCACTCAACAACCGTTGTACCGCTACCTCGGTGGCGTCAACGCGTCGATCCTGCCAGCACCGATGATGAACATCCTCAACGGTGGTTCGCACGCTGACAACTCGGTCGACATCCAAGAGTTCATGGTGATGCCACTGGGCTTCAATTCGTTCAGCGACGGCCTGCGTGCCGGCACCGAAATCTTCCACAGCCTGAAGAAGGTTCTGTCCAGCAAGGGCTTGAACACTTCGGTCGGCGACGAAGGTGGTTTCGCTCCTAACCTGGGCAGCAACCGCGAAGCGTTGGACCTGATCATGCAAGCGATCGACAACGCCGGCTACAAAGCGGGCGAACAGATCTTCATCGCTTTGGATGCAGCTTCGACCGAGTTTTACGACGGCGATTCGAAGAAGTACAAGATCGACGGCAAGGAACTCAGCGGCAGCGAAATGGTCGACTTCATGGCCGACTGGTGTGCCAACTACCCGATCTGCTCGATCGAAGACGGTTGTGCCGAAGACGATTGGGACAGCTGGAAGCTGATGACCGAAAAGCTGGGCGACAAAGTCCAATTGGTCGGCGACGACCTGTTTGTGACCAACACCGAACGCCTGCAACGCGGCATCGACGAAGGAATCGCGAACAGCATCCTGATCAAGGTCAACCAGATCGGCACACTGACCGAAACGATCGAAGCGATCCAATTGGCCAGCCGCGCCAAGTACACCAGCATCTCCAGCCATCGCAGTGGCGAGACCGAAGACAGCACGATCGCCGACTTGGCCGTCGCTCTGTCGACCGGACAGATCAAGACCGGTTCGGCCAGCCGCAGCGACCGCATGGCAAAGTACAACCAATTGCTTCGCATCGAAGAGGAATTGGGCAGCGAAGCGCAATACGGCGGACCGCTGTTCCCAACCAAATAG